The genomic segment TAAGCAATGGAAAGCAGATGGTTTCAGTCAATTACCTGATGAGCACTACACATCAAGCATGCGTCGTGCGCTAGATATTATTGGTCGTGCAGCGCTTTCGGGCGGTATTGCCAAGCTATTAGAAATTGAGCTGCGCTTAAAAGAAGGTAACAGCGATTTAGTTATACGTACTGATAGACAGCTTAATGAGTCTTCTAGTCACGGTATGGCGTATCTCATTCTGTGTAAGTTCCTGCTCGCATTTACTCGCTTATTACGTGGTAAAGCGGATGTCACGATTCATTGGCCTATTGATGAGCTGGGTACTCTGCATCATACCAATGTGAAAAAAATCTTTGATGCCTGTGTGAATAACAATATTAGCGTATTAGGGGCTTTCCCGAATCCGGAGTCTGAAGTACTTAATCTGTTTGCTAACCGATACATCATTAATAAACAAACCCGCAAATTGCAGGTGGTGAAACCGAAAAGCAATCCACTGGCTGAGCGATTAAGTCAGCGTGCCAATAATAAGGAGGCGATCTAATGTCTGAATCAATGCAATCACCTTTGTCTTCTAAAAGCGTAGCGCCTTCAGAAACCACCTTGGTCGGAACCGGCATGCTTATCGAGCAATTATTGCGTGGTGAGTTTATCTGTCGCACCACAAATGAAGATGGTTGGCGTGCTTTAAAAAGCCCGCATACCTTTGAGAAAATTGAACAGTATTTAAATCAAATTAATCGTACGATTTCTTCGGCAGCTGAAGGAGATGTCTTTTTTTGTGGTTATCAGCAGTTAGGCGAGCAAGAAAAGAAAGTGATTTCTAGCCAATTTAAGGATATTTGCTCAGCGCTGGTGCCATTAGTTGAGTGGCTGGTTTTAGTTCAAGAAAGCAGTGGTCAAGATGCTCCTTTAAGTGAAGGTGCACCGATCCGTTTGACTGAGCTTCAAGCGCGTATTGAAGACACCCCAGCTTTTATGGAGCAATTGGCTAAGCTAAGTCATTATCGATTGTTTGGCTCCACCAGTCACAATGTTGATAATCAAATAAAGCTGGTATTTAAGCGTTTAGTTGAACTAGGTTATTTAGTTAAACCCAACAGTGAAAAGCAAATTTACATTGCCACAGGTAAGCTTGATTATTTATACGAAGTGATCCGCTTTATTGATGAAACAGAAGGATTAAGCCTTGAAGCTCAAGCTGAAACTGCGACACAAAGGGATTTAGTATGAGTAATAATTTACATCAAGCAGGGGTTAAGCTGCTAAAACAGTTAAGCCGTCATGCTGATGTGGTTATGGATGCCTATTTAGCGGGTTCTGTCAGTGAAACAACGCATGACGTTGCTGTGATAGAAAAGCTAAAAAAGAGTGGTATTTTATGGCGACCAGAACCCGATGAGGCCTTACGCCTTAAGCGTTCAGTGAGAGCATTACTGGAAGAAGCGTTGAGCGATGAGCGCAATCGTCAGATTGATGCCAATGTTGGCTCAGCGTTTAGTACGATTAAAACGTTAGCCGATCATTATAAAGAAGCACGGCATAATATTGATTATAGTGCTGCTGAGGCTTACTTAGCCGATTTAAGTGAACATGTTTATAGCTTCACCGATAGCCTAAGATATTCTATTAGGGTGCTGTGGAGCCGCATTAATAACGAGTTCGGTTATGTTGGCAGTATTAGTGCAAAAATTCGTGAGAATGAACTTGCACAAAGCCAAGTGTCTGAGTTGCTTAATGGATTGGAAATGTTCCAGTTCAGTGAATTGAGTGACATTGCAGGTGATATTCGAGAGTTAAGACGACTGCTTGTCACTAACTTGCAAGAAACACTGAGCCAATGCACTCAAGAAATTAGCGCTGTTCAAGGGCGATTACTTGAATTGCTAGGTCGGTTTAGGCAAATTCAGGGTCGTACTCGTCTGCTTAAAGGCTTTTTGTTACATACTGATCTGCATCCAGATTACCAGCCTGAAAACCACGTCGCTCATAAGCACGTGCCAAACTTATTCAACTGCGCCGACGCAATGATTAAGCCTGCCAGTGTTGACGTTAATAACAGTCAGCACGAACTTGTGTTATTAGATGTGGTATCTAAAGTAAAAGCCATTAGTCGTGACTTATTGCCAACAAAAGTACGTGAGCACAATGTGGCAACGACCATGAGTGATGTAGAAGATTTCGACATCCCTGATAACCCGCTTAAACTGGCTGTGGATCAATACTTTTGTGAAGTCATCGATTCAGGTCTGCGACAGTCAGCGCTAGAGTATCTTCATGTCAATAAGCTCGAATGGGAAGCTGAAAACTGGTTATATCAGGTGATTGGCGGTTATGAAGGTTTACCAGATGAGCATAAGGTTTACTTTGAACTTGAACCGATTGGTGAGCCTGACCCAATCTATAACGGTAACTTTATGATCCATGATGTAGAGCTGTGGCTGGCCTAATCCCGTTATCGGCTCGTTTGATAACATGTTTTTGTATTTAGTGTATGCCTATCGAGTGTGTTAGATAGCCTAGAAAGCGATCATTGAATTAAAGCAGTTGACTAACCTCAACTGCTTTTTTGTTTTCATGTATTTCCAAAGAGAAATGTAACTAGAGTCTACCTGGTTGTTACAACTTGACCTCTTTTCGTTTTCTTTGTGTTAACTTATATTTCGATTTGATTTAGCAACATATATTACCCATGTGATGCACTATGGGGTGAAGTCGAAATATTAACCCGTATACTAGTGACTTTAACTTTTCAGTCTTTTAAACACGATATGTTTAGCTGTTAAAGGGATGTGTTTTGGTGAGCAAAACTGGCTTTGACTCTTAAATGATTAATTTTTTAGTGTAAGGCCTTTAAAATCAGCTGGTTAATTATAGTTGTAAATCTGCCGTTTCAATGGGAGTAACAACTTATTGATCTCTAACATTGAAATGTATTGCAACTTGTTTCAGTATCGTGGTCGCTAAAATAATTAAAACAATTTTATTGTCGTTTTTAGGTGTTTGCTTCTGAAGTCGGCTTGAACTAGGAATACAACAATCATGGTTAAATCATTATCAACTCGAATTTTTATCGGGTTATTCTTAGGGGTATTTCTCGGAAGTATCGTCCAATTTGCGCTAAATGATGTAGCGTTCTTTTCTGGGACATTAGTCGACATTGCATCGGGCATCGGAAAGATGTTCGTCAATATGATCATGATGCTTGTTGTGCCTTTGGTGTTTGTGAGTATTGTTTGCGGTGTCTGTGAACTGCAAGATTTAAAAAGCTTTGGCAGGCTTGGTGGTAAAACATTTGGTTTTTATATCATCAATACCCTAGTGGCTATCACAGCAGCATTTGCCGTTGCTATGCTCATAGAGCCTGGTAAAGGGATCGACATGACAAGCAATGTCGATGTGGCCATTACAGCGACTGAATTACCCAACTTAATGACGCTTATCGTGAATATCGTGCCGAATAACCCGTTCTCGGCATTTACTTCGGGCAATATGCTTCAGGTTATCTTTATGGCGCTGCTACTTGGCGGCGTGATTAAATCATTAGGTGAAATTGCCAAAGGTGCTGTAAAAGGCTTTCAAACTGCAAATATTATTATGATGCGTTTGATTTCTGTTGTGATGAACTTGGCTCCTATTGGTGTGTTTGCGTTGATGTTCAAGTTAGGGGCAACGTTAGAGCCAGAAATTTTCTTCAGTGTTGTGCAGTATTTATTACTCATTTTAGGGCTATTGTTGCTGTGGATTTTTGTGGTTTACCCATTCGCAGTCAGCTTCTTCACGCAAGTGACTGCCAAGCAGTTTCGTGAGAAAACCCGCGAGCAAATCTTATTCTCGTTATCAACCGCAAGCTCAAATGCCACGATTCCGGTTACTATGCGAACCTTGACTGATAAGCTTGGTGTTAATCGTGCCGTTGCTGGTTTTGGCGTGCCGCTTGGTGCAACGATGAATATGGGCGGCGTATCGATTTATATTACTATCGCGATTTTCTTTGTGGCGAATGCCTTTGGCATGCCAATCAGTGGCGAGCAAATCCCAGCATTATTGTTCAGTGTGTTTTTACTGTCAGTGGGCGCTGGTGGTGTTCCAGGTGGCGGGATGGTCATGATTGGTGTGCTTATTCATCAGATGGGCTTACCTGTTGAAGCCTTTGCGATTGTTGCTGCTCTTGACCGTATCATTGATATGGTACTGACTTCATGTAACGTAGTAGGTGATACTGCGGTATTAACTATCGTTGATCAAACTGAGAAGCCGCATCAATTAGAAGCTGAAAAAGCTTAATGTGATGAGTCGATTCACTATTAAATGAATTAGTTCTTTTAATAAGCTAGATAAGGGTCTGCATTTGCAGGCCTTTTTTGTATATGCTGATAAGGTAAATCAGTATCACTGACCAAAAGGGAGCGTTAAGTGAGATTAGCAATTGGAATATTATTAATACCATTGATGTTATTGATGGGCTGTCAGTCAACAGAGCACCATGCTGAAGCATTGCCGCAATATACATTTATCGCACACGATAATGATCTGCAAAGAGTTGAGTTAGCTCAGTCAAAGGCTTTAGAGCAAGGAAAGTTATTGTTAGTTGTGATGGGAGCACAGTGGTGTCATGACAGCAGAGGTCTGGCGGGTAACTTTTCAGACCAAACAATGCAGCCTATTTTAATCTCACGTTTTGAAACCGTATTCGTCGATGTGGCATATTTTGACGATATGCATAGCTTACCGCAAAAGTATGGTTATCCCGCTTACTTTGGCACACCAACTGTGATGGTTATTGAACCGAAAACGGGGCAGTTGCTTAATGAGGCAGGTTTATCAAAATGGCAAAGCGCTGACAGTGTTCCGTTAGATGAATATATCGATTTTTTCTCAACCATCGGCACTCAGCCTGTTGAATCATTACCAACATCACCGCAACTAGATGAGTTCATTGATGCTAATGTGGCCCACTTAAAGCAAGGTTTTGATTATCTACGTCCAATATGGGCTGCGGTGAGAAATGGTAACGCTGGCGATTCAAAAGAGCTTCAAGCGGTTGCGACAGAAGTGTGGCAATACAGAACGCAGTTGCAAAAAGATATTATAGCAATGAAGCAAGAGCTGGCAGCTAACCCGCAAACAGCGCTGGCTTTTCCTGAATATGGTAAATTCAGTTGGGAATAGGGAATCGTTGAGTCAACGTATAAGTTTGAGTCGATGGCTTAATAAAAAAACCGCCAATTGGCGGTTTTTTTATTAAGTGTGCACGATTATGCAATATCTGGTTCGTTACTATAATCAAGTCCATGATAGCTTAAGCAAGCATCGACTTCGTTTGCACTACCTAAGATAACCGCAACACGCTGATGAATTTCTTCAGGGGCAATATCCAAAATATCACCATAGCCAGTAGATGCCTTACCACCGGCCTGTTCTACTAATAGTGCCATAGGGTTTGCTTCGTACATTAAACGCAGCTTGTATGGCTTCTCTGGGTTCTTATTGTCAGTTGGGTACATGAAGATACCGCCACGACATAATACGCGATGAACATCGCCCACCATCGCAGCAATCCAGCGCATGTTAAATGACTTTTCTCGAGGACCAATGTTACCCAGCAATAATTCACTGATGTAAGTTTGCATTGGTGCTTCCCAAAAGCGCTGGTTTGACATATTGATGGCAAATTCTGCAGTGTCTTTACTGATGTTAACCGCTTCATCAGTCAGTAAAAACTCATTGGTATCAGGATTTAGGGTGTATAACTGAGTACCTTGGCCAGTGGTTAATGCCATCATGGTTGATGGTCCATAAAGCACGTAACCTGCAGTAAGTTGCTGACGACCATTTTGTAAAAAGCTGGCTTCTGTTAATTCGCCATCTTGTGCTGGCAAGATTGAAAAAATAGTGCCAACAAGCGAATTGATATCAATGTTTGATGAACCATCTAAGGGATCAAAACACACAAGGAATTCGCCTTGTTTATTGACTTCAACGACATAATCTTCTTCTTCTGATGCGAGTCCACGCACGTTTCCTTCGGCTTTTAACGCATCTTTAAGCATGTCATTAGTGATAACGTCGAGCTTTTTCTGAGTTTCACCTTGAACATTTTCTTGCTCTGTTGCGCCCAAGACGCCAGCAAGTGCGCCGTGGCGAACCGCTTGACTGATGTCTTTCGAACAGTCAGCTAAGCGCAAAATGAGTTGTGAAAGTGAGTCGGGTACTGCTTGTTTTGTAAGGGTTTGTGTCAAAGTTTGCATGCTTGTTCCTAAGACAGTAGAGGTTAAGGTCGGTAACCAGTGGTTAATGTTTTAATTTATTGGCAACGATAATACCTCAGATTGACGCACAATACAGCGTGAAAAAGTTGAGCAAGTTAGGACGGGATACCGATTTGTTATAAACTCAGGCAAAATAACGAATTCTAGTAGGCATTAGGTTAAATAAATAATTCAAATAATGAAATTTGCCTCGGTTTACAGCAAGGAATAACAATGACAAATAAATGGAAAGCGACATGGTCAGCTGTGTCGGTAATGTCGTTAGCATTGGCTGGCGCACTGGTTTCTTCACAAGCAATAGCGGCGACGAAAATGACAGGAAATTCTACCCCACTCACTATCGAACGTATTCATGCATCACCTGCCTTAGCAGGAGCAAGCCCAAGAGGGTTAAAGCTGTCACCTGATGGCAGTCGAGTAACTTATCTTGCGAGCCGTGAGGATAACCAATATTTGTTTGATTTATGGCAGATGGACATTAACACGGCAAAGCGCAGTATTTTAGTGAATGCTGATCAACTTGCTGCAGGCGAGCTTTCTGACGAAGAAAAAGCTCGCCGTGAACGTCAGCGTATTTATGGTCAAGGTATCATGGAATATTTTTGGGCTGATAACAGCCAAGCTATTCTGATCCCAGCAGCGGGGCAACTCTATTACTTTACTCTCGAAAACAACAAGGCGACGGCATTAAACACTGGCGAAGGTTTTGTAACCGATGCGCGTTTATCGCCTAAAGGCGATTTCGTGTCATTTGTGCGAGAGCAAAATATTTATGTCCTTAACCTTGCTAATGAAGCCGTTACGCAACTGACTTTTGATGGAAAAGGCCCTATAAAAAATGGGATGGCTGAATTCGTTGCCCAGGAAGAAATGGGACGTATGACCGGGTGCTGGTGGTCGCCTGATGAGTCTGCTATTGCTTTTACTCGGATTGATGAGTCAGGCGTTGAGTTGGTGACTCGAAATGAAATTTATGCAGATGGCATCAAACTGACTGAGCAGCGATATCCATATGCTGGAAAAGCCAATGTTGAGATTGAGCTTGGTGTTATTCAATTAAGCGATGATTTATCTGACAACCTTGTGTCTTGGGTCGATTTAGGCAGTGAAAAAGACATGTATTTACCACGAGTAAAATGGTTACCAGATAGTCAGCATTTGTCTTTTCAATGGCAAAGCCGAGATCAGCAAGCATTAGATTTACGTATTGTGAATGTCACAAAAAAAGCCGCAGCCAAAACCTTAGTTGCTGAACTCAGTGAAGCTTGGGTGAATTTAAATGATGATTTACATTTTTTAAAACAACAAGATTCATTTATTTGGGCCTCTGAGCGAGATGGATTTAATCATCTTTATGTCGTGGATTTAAATGGCAAGGTACAAAGACAGCTAACCCAAGGCGACTGGGTGGTGGATGCGCTTGAACTGGTAGATGAAAAAGCAGGTTGGGTTTATTTCTCTGGTCGAAAAGATAGCGTGGTTGAGCGTCATTTATACCGCGTGCCATTAGCTGGTGGTAAAATTGAGAAGTTATCATCTCGTAGTGGCATGCATTCAGCAGTGTTTGCAGATAATAAGCCTGTGTACTTAGATTATTTTAGTAGCTTAAGTCAGCCACCACAGGTGAGTTTACATGATGAAACGGGTGAACAATTAGCTTGGGTTGAACAAAACGAAGTCACTAAAAGCCATCCTCTATATGACTTTGCTGGTTTGTGGGAAATGCCTGAGTTTGGCGAGCTTAAAGCTGAAGATGGCCAAGCATTACAGTATCGCTTATTTAAGCCTGTACCATTTGATGACAGTAAAAAGTATCCAGTAGTGGTTCGTGTTTATGGTGGTCCACATGCGCAATTAGTCGTTAATAGCTGGAGTGAGGCGGATTACTTTACTCAGTATTTACTTCAACAAGGCTTTGCAGTATTTCAGCTTGATAATCGTGGCTCTGCCCATCGCGGCACAAAATTTGAGTATGTAATTTATCAAAATATGGGCGATGCGGAAGTTGAGGATCAAAAAGTCGGGGTTGATTACCTGAGAAGCTTACCGTTTGTTGATGGTGATAATATTGGTATTTATGGACATAGTTATGGCGGGTACATGGCGCTTATGGCGCAGTTTAAAGCGCCTGATTATTTTAAAGCGGCAATCTCTGGGGCTCCGGTAACGGATTGGCGTTTATATGATACCCATTACACAGAACGTTACATGGGTCACCCAGAAAAAAATAAAAAAGGGTATGATGCAGCGAGCGTTTTACCATATGTGAAAAATTATCAATCAGGTTTGATGATGTATCACGGCATGGCCGATGACAATGTATTGTTTGAAAACAGTACGCGTGTTTATAAGGCATTGCAGGACGAAGGTAAATTATTTCAGATGATGGATTATCCAGGTTCGAAACATTCAATGCGTGGTGAGAAAGTGAGAAATCACCTTTACAAATCATTGGCTGCTTTCTTGGAAAATGAGTTGAAGTAAATGGCTGTAGTGGTACTCATTGCCCTCAATTTGATTGTGGGGGCATTGTGTTTAAAGAATTTGATAGAGTTGCTCAACAATAATCGTCGCCATTAAAGGGGTGTTAGGTTTAAGGATAAACAAGTAAGTGCGTAATGCACTTTGGCGAGATGTCATATGCTGATCATTGTAGAAACGTGACTGATACAAAGTCATAAAAAAAGCCAAGTCAATGACTTGGCTTTTTTGTATCACTATTAGTGATTAGTCTTCTAAGTTACCGCAAAAACGATAGCCTTCACCGTGGATAGTCGCGATGATTTCTGGCGTATCAGGTAAGCTTTCGAAGTGCTTACGAATACGACGGATAGTAACGTCAACAGTACGGTCATGTGGCTTAAGCTCACGGCCAGTCATTTTCATTAACAGGTCTGCACGAGTTAAGATTTTGCCTGGGTTTTCAACAAAGTGAAGCATTGCACGGAATTCACTACGTGGTAGCTCGTAAGACTCACCTTGTGGGCTAACTAGAGAACGACTGTTGATTTCTAAGCTCCAACCATTGAAACGGTAGAATTCAACTGAACCTTTCTCTTCTACTTCTGCGCCAGTGCTATTAACACGAGTTAATAAGTTACGAGCACGGATAGTTAATTCGCGTGGGTTAAATGGCTTAGTGATGTAGTCATCAGCGCCAATTTCTAAACCAAGAATTTTGTCAACTTCGTTATCACGACCAGTCAAGAAAATAAGACCGATGTTGTTGATTTCACGAAGTTCACGAGCTAACAATAAACCGTTTTTACCAGGAAGATTGATATCCATAACAACAAGATTAATCTTATTATCCTGCATGGCAGTGTGCATTTCTGCGCCATCGTTTGCTTCAGTTACTACATACCCTTCTGCTTCAAAAATACTGCGCAGAGTATTACGGGTTACAGCTTCATCTTCAACAATAAGAATGTGTGGGTTTTGCATGTTATTTACCTAAATTAAAAACAATTCGATTCTAGTCATGTTGCACTAGGGCGGTGGCACTGCTTATTTATGAAAGTGCCGATAATTTTTCAATTTCACGATAGGTGTTTATCTATGTCTGCCCTGAACAAAACACGCTTCATGACTAACTACATTATATACATTCAGCTTAATACATCATTAAAGTGACATACGTGACATAAATGTGATCATAAAAAATCAATACTTAGATTGTATGCTGAGTATTAATTGACTCACAATCAGTCGAAAGATCTATTAAAACAATGATTCATAAAACTATGAGATTAGATTGCTCGTTAAAGTTCCTTGGCAAACTAATTATTGTTCTATATTTATATCATCTAAAATGTAGAACAAAATGTACAAGCTTGAAAATTTAGTAGCAATTAAACTACTGAAGTATGTAACTGCTTGTATCACTGTTAATAGTTATGTAGCAAAATCTAGCTAGTGATGATTATTGTACTCGTTTTAGGCATTTGTTAACAAATGAAATGTTAACAAATTTGCTCTCTAGAATTGTTACAAAATTGGTTTTTTAGGTAAGCTCCTGATTTAAAAGGTTAATATAATTATGGTTCTTGTGACTTGTATCACATGGGCTGTCACTGTAATAAAGGGTTTGCTACTGTAAACTGGGTTCAACAGAGAAAATGAAATAATGGAAAATGCAATTGAGTGCCTTTGGCACAAATATCAAGGGACACAATTCTTACTAACGCAGAGACTTGCGAATGATATTCCTTTTGCAATCGTCACTGCTCATAACCCGTTAGGGAGTATCTTAACTCCTTGTCAAAACCGTTTGCTCGACCGCAAATTACAAACCAAAATCGAACAATATAAGCGTCCATATCGCTCGCTTATTGGAGCCGCTCCCGATTTATCTCATATGGAAAAAAGCTGGGCTATTTTTATTGATAAAGAACAAGCTTTGGAGCTTGGACGCGAGTTTAAACAGCATGCAATCTATTATGTCAATCAAGGTCGTTTGTCATTAGTTGCTTGTGGCGATGCACCTGATAAAGAAGTGATGATAGGCGATTTTATGACTCGCACTCAGGTGGTCAATGAGTTGCCTGACCTTCATGAGTAATTTATTGATTGATAAAGCAGTTCCGTCAAGCTGATACTGCTAGTCATCTATTATATCAACGCATTAGGGCAGCTGATAAACCCACTTTATATAGACAAAGTGTGCTGTATTGATTTGAACTAGAAATGGCTTATGGAAGGCCGACCTATCTAAAAATGCCTTTATTCAGAGTTTGAAACTAAAACTTCCCTTATGGTCTATTTAATATAGCTAAATACTGAATTGTTAGCATTTTACGTTAAAGTTAATGCTTGCTTTCATATCTTTAGTGTCTGTAAATAAAGCTATTTTTATCCAAACTATTTAAATATCTAAGCTGATGTGATGACAGCGAGTATGAATGTCGTATATTCAGTATTCAGTTATTTAGTAATTTTATTACATTCCATAATTGACTTAGGTGGTTATTTATTGGTATTTTTCAATTTCTTCCTGAGGGAAGAAACAGAAGAGGAGCGTTAGCTAGGTAGTAAGTGCGAGGAAAACCAATTCCTAAAACCACTTATGAGGGAGATTAGCGCCGAGGTATGTCAAATGGTTGGTTTCATTTCATATCGGTCGATTAGGCTGAATCCTAACGATTGTCACCTATTCATTGGTGGAGAGCTTCTGGTGAAGATTGCTGTTTCCCTTCTTATAAGGGTGCGTTATCACTGCACCAGGCTCTTCGAACGAAGTAAGTTCGGAGTGTAATCATGTTTTTTAATCTAAGTAGTCAATTCGCATTTGTATGTCAGCCTTCAAGCGTGGAGGTGTCAGTATGAGCTTAGTTGTAGCTAAATTCGGTGGAACCTCTGTGGCAGATTACGCTGCAATGAACCGCTGCGCCGATATTATCTTAGCGAACAGACATACTCGAGTCGTTGTTGTTAGTGCATCCAGCGGCGTAACTAATTTATTGGTGGAGCTTACGCAAGCTAATGTGAATGACAAGCGTCGTTTAGCATTACTGACGCAAATTGGCCAAATTCAATATGACATTGTTGATCAGCTCGATCGTCCTCAAGATGTTGCCGCAGGTATTGATAAGTTACTTAGCCGTATGTCAGTGCTAAGTGATGCGCTTGTATTAGATCGCAGTAAAGCAATCATTGATGAATTACTTTCAATGGGAGAGCAATGTTCTTCATTGCTATTTTCTGCTGTTATTCGTGAAAAGGGCACTCCTTCAAGTGCATTTGATGTCAGACAAGTATTACGTACAGACAGCCATTTTGGCCGCGCAGAGCCGCAAATAGAGCAAATAGCATCGTTAGGTGCTGAGCATTTAGCACCACTATTAGTCAATGAAGTTATTGTTACGCAAGGTTTCATTGGCGCTGATGACCAAGGGCGCACCACCACTCTTGGCCGTGGTGGTAGTGATTATTCAGCAGCACTGTTGGCAGAGGGCTTAAAAGCTGATGCGGTAGAAATCTGGACCGATGTAGCAGGTATTTATACAACCGATCCTCGTCTTGCTCCCAATGCTAGACCAATCCCTGAAATCAGTTTTAATGAAGCCGCTGAAATGGCAACATTTGGTGCTAAAGTATTGCATCCTGCGACGATTCTTCCTGCCGTTCGTCAACAAATTCAAGTGTTTGTTGGTTCAAGTAAAGCTCCAGAGCAAGGCGGTACTTGGATTCGACATCAAGTAGAAAACGCTCCCGTTTACCGTGCTGTTGCATTAAGACGTGATCAAACCCTGCTTAATTTGCACAGCCTGCAAATGTTGCATGCACAAGGCTTCCTTGCTGAAACATTTGCGACATTAGCCAAGCACAAAATCTCAGTTGATCTGATTACTACTTCAGAAGTGAATGTTTCATTAACGCTCGATAAAACAGGATCAGACTCTAGCGGTCAGGGGTTATTGAGTGAGTCATTACTGCAGGAGTTATCACAGCATTGTCGAGTTCGTGTTGAAGATAAATTGGCGTTAGTGGCTATTATTGGTAATAAAATTGCCTCAACAGCAGGGATTTGTAGCCGTGTTTTCTCAGTATTAGAAAAGCATAATGTGCGAATGATTTGTCAAGGCGCAAGCCCGCATAACTTATGTGTATTAGTGGCAGAGTCTGAAGCGGCAGATGTGGTCAACTCATTGCACCAAAATTTATTTGAATAATAGGAAGTGTTCACCAAGTAACAATGCTTGGAACATATGAGGCTAAAGAATATAT from the Shewanella japonica genome contains:
- the lysC gene encoding lysine-sensitive aspartokinase 3, translating into MSLVVAKFGGTSVADYAAMNRCADIILANRHTRVVVVSASSGVTNLLVELTQANVNDKRRLALLTQIGQIQYDIVDQLDRPQDVAAGIDKLLSRMSVLSDALVLDRSKAIIDELLSMGEQCSSLLFSAVIREKGTPSSAFDVRQVLRTDSHFGRAEPQIEQIASLGAEHLAPLLVNEVIVTQGFIGADDQGRTTTLGRGGSDYSAALLAEGLKADAVEIWTDVAGIYTTDPRLAPNARPIPEISFNEAAEMATFGAKVLHPATILPAVRQQIQVFVGSSKAPEQGGTWIRHQVENAPVYRAVALRRDQTLLNLHSLQMLHAQGFLAETFATLAKHKISVDLITTSEVNVSLTLDKTGSDSSGQGLLSESLLQELSQHCRVRVEDKLALVAIIGNKIASTAGICSRVFSVLEKHNVRMICQGASPHNLCVLVAESEAADVVNSLHQNLFE